AGAAAGGGCTAGATTTGGTTGAGGTAAGTCCCGATTCAAACCCACCTGTATGCAGGATAATGGATTTCGGTAAATACAAGTATCAGCTTGAGAAAAAAGAAAGAGAGGCAAAGAAGAAGCAAAAAGAAATTGAGGTCAAGGAGTTCAAGATAGGCTTCAACATAAGCGATCACGACTACTCCTACAGAAAGCAACACATGATAGAAATCCTTAAAGAGGGAAACAAGGTCAAAGTAACTGTTGTATTTAAAGGAAGGCAAATAGCCTTTAAGGACAAAGGATACGAGCTTATTGGCAAGATAGGTGAGGATCTGAGTGAGTATGGTGTGATGGAGAAAGAGCCCAAGTTTGAAGGAAAGAAACTGTCTGCTGTATTTGCCCCAAAAAGAAAGTAGTCATAACTAAGGTTTAGGAGAAAAGCTATGGAAAAAGATATAGTTTTTTTTGACAAAGATCCCTACGCTCCTGAGAATCACATCTATAGAGTCAAGGATATTCTGTTTTCTGGAAAGAGTGAGTATCAGGAGATCAAGGTTTTAGAGCTAGAGTGGTTTGGATTGGCCTTAGCTTTGGATAATGTTGTTCAGTTTACCGAGAAAG
The genomic region above belongs to Brevinematia bacterium and contains:
- the infC gene encoding translation initiation factor IF-3, yielding MRDIKSIRVNEKIRASEIRLIDVDGKQIGIVPISEALKTAYEKGLDLVEVSPDSNPPVCRIMDFGKYKYQLEKKEREAKKKQKEIEVKEFKIGFNISDHDYSYRKQHMIEILKEGNKVKVTVVFKGRQIAFKDKGYELIGKIGEDLSEYGVMEKEPKFEGKKLSAVFAPKRK